The following coding sequences are from one Nicotiana tabacum cultivar K326 chromosome 1, ASM71507v2, whole genome shotgun sequence window:
- the LOC107771882 gene encoding protein WVD2-like 6 isoform X2, with the protein MMEIDNNIVVSENGTSFENGVHEFPEAVAGKLDGIPNGSSSSSIAEVVHESTTTIESNPSASSEGHDTKESGESKNSKQPKASGKAKNGKPSSPKNAPSIRVKKSKDASAGSVVSNGSIASQPRTKQTSSLGTKSKSFNDRKTADTNSKPIVARVNVSHAKRQSGQPDATSPSPNADGLKEKTKTKPLKKVAPNQADGSEKVAPNQADGSEESPSSPAADAKHRKVGALPTYNMSFKCDERAEKRKEFYSKLEEKIHAKEVEKNNLQALSKESQEAEIKMLRKSLKFKATPMPSFYQEPPPPKVELKKIPTTRAKSPKLGRKKSSPTREVNDTAIHTSRLSLDENATQNSTKVHSPDIVKKPTRKSLPKLPSQKVNLSINTKKPSIKTSISKETNEAAANDMSEGASQPNNVLEHTNEIEATSTVETSQSMTIVEAQAETNVVQQSIAVE; encoded by the exons ATGATGGAAATTGACAATAACATAGTTGTTTCCGAAAATGGGACGAGCTTTGAAAATGGAGTTCACGAATTTCCAGAAGCTGTTGCTGGCAAACTAGATGGCATTCCCAATGGGAGTTCCAGCTCCTCTATCGCAGAGGTTGTGCATGAATCAACCACAACTATAGAAAGCAATCCCAGTGCAAGTTCTGAG GGACATGATACCAAAGAGTCTGGAGAGTCGAAGAACTCCAAACAGCCAAAAGCTTCGGGAAAGGCAAAGAATGGTAAGCCGTCAAGCCCCAAAAATGCTCCATCTATTCGGGTCAAGAAAAGCAAAGATGCATCAGCTGGTTCTGTTGTTTCAAATGGTTCCATAGCCTCGCAGCCACGCACTAAACAGACTTCTTCCCTTGGCACAAAGAGTAAATCATTTAACGACAGGAAAACTGCTGATACCAATTCAAAACCTATTGTTGCCCGTGTAAATGTTAGTCATGCTAAG CGTCAATCTGGTCAACCTGATGCAACATCACCTTCTCCAAATGCTGACGGCCTAAA ggagaaaacaaaaacaaaaccctTGAAGAAAGTTGCCCCAAATCAAGCTGATGGAAGTGAGAAAGTTGCCCCAAATCAAGCTGATGGAAGTGAAGAATCACCTTC AAGTCCTGCTGCAGATGCCAAGCATCGCAAAGTAGGTGCTCTTCCAACCTACAATATGAGTTTCAAGTGCGATGAAAGGGCTGAGAAAAGGAAAGAG TTTTACTCTAAGCTTGAGGAAAAAATCCACGCGAAGGAAGTCGAGAAGAATAACTTGCAGGCCCTTTCTAAG GAAAGTCAGGAAGCTGAGATCAAAATGTTAAGAAAAAGCTTAAAGTTTAAAGCAACCCCAATGCCAAGCTTTTATCAGGAACCTCCTCCTCCTAAAGTGGAGTTGAAGAAG ATACCCACAACAAGAGCTAAATCCCCCAAGCTTGGCCGGAAAAAGAGCTCCCCCACCAGAGAGGTGAACGATACTGCTATTCACACAAGTAGATTGAGCTTGGATGAAAATGCAACTCAAAATTCCACCAAAGTACATTCTCCTGACATTGTTAAGAAGCCCACAAGGAAGTCTCTCCCGAAGCTGCCATCTCAAAAAGTCAACTTATCAATTAATACAAAAAAGCCCTCAATCAAAACTAGCATATCCAAGGAAACAAATGAAGCTGCAGCCAACGACATGAGTGAAGGTGCTTCTCAACCAAACAACGTACTTGAGCATACAAATGAAATTGAAGCTACATCTACTGTGGAAACAAGCCAGAGTATGACAATTGTTGAAGCTCAAGCTGAGACTAATGTGGTGCAGCAATCCATTGCAGTGGAGTAG
- the LOC107771882 gene encoding protein WVD2-like 6 isoform X1, producing MMEIDNNIVVSENGTSFENGVHEFPEAVAGKLDGIPNGSSSSSIAEVVHESTTTIESNPSASSEGHDTKESGESKNSKQPKASGKAKNGKPSSPKNAPSIRVKKSKDASAGSVVSNGSIASQPRTKQTSSLGTKSKSFNDRKTADTNSKPIVARVNVSHAKRQSGQPDATSPSPNADGLKEKTKTKPLKKVAPNQADGSEKVAPNQADGSEESPSSPAADAKHRKVGALPTYNMSFKCDERAEKRKEFYSKLEEKIHAKEVEKNNLQALSKACQEAEIKMLRKSLKFKATPMPSFYQEPPPPKVELKKIPTTRAKSPKLGRKKSSPTREVNDTAIHTSRLSLDENATQNSTKVHSPDIVKKPTRKSLPKLPSQKVNLSINTKKPSIKTSISKETNEAAANDMSEGASQPNNVLEHTNEIEATSTVETSQSMTIVEAQAETNVVQQSIAVE from the exons ATGATGGAAATTGACAATAACATAGTTGTTTCCGAAAATGGGACGAGCTTTGAAAATGGAGTTCACGAATTTCCAGAAGCTGTTGCTGGCAAACTAGATGGCATTCCCAATGGGAGTTCCAGCTCCTCTATCGCAGAGGTTGTGCATGAATCAACCACAACTATAGAAAGCAATCCCAGTGCAAGTTCTGAG GGACATGATACCAAAGAGTCTGGAGAGTCGAAGAACTCCAAACAGCCAAAAGCTTCGGGAAAGGCAAAGAATGGTAAGCCGTCAAGCCCCAAAAATGCTCCATCTATTCGGGTCAAGAAAAGCAAAGATGCATCAGCTGGTTCTGTTGTTTCAAATGGTTCCATAGCCTCGCAGCCACGCACTAAACAGACTTCTTCCCTTGGCACAAAGAGTAAATCATTTAACGACAGGAAAACTGCTGATACCAATTCAAAACCTATTGTTGCCCGTGTAAATGTTAGTCATGCTAAG CGTCAATCTGGTCAACCTGATGCAACATCACCTTCTCCAAATGCTGACGGCCTAAA ggagaaaacaaaaacaaaaccctTGAAGAAAGTTGCCCCAAATCAAGCTGATGGAAGTGAGAAAGTTGCCCCAAATCAAGCTGATGGAAGTGAAGAATCACCTTC AAGTCCTGCTGCAGATGCCAAGCATCGCAAAGTAGGTGCTCTTCCAACCTACAATATGAGTTTCAAGTGCGATGAAAGGGCTGAGAAAAGGAAAGAG TTTTACTCTAAGCTTGAGGAAAAAATCCACGCGAAGGAAGTCGAGAAGAATAACTTGCAGGCCCTTTCTAAGGCATG TCAGGAAGCTGAGATCAAAATGTTAAGAAAAAGCTTAAAGTTTAAAGCAACCCCAATGCCAAGCTTTTATCAGGAACCTCCTCCTCCTAAAGTGGAGTTGAAGAAG ATACCCACAACAAGAGCTAAATCCCCCAAGCTTGGCCGGAAAAAGAGCTCCCCCACCAGAGAGGTGAACGATACTGCTATTCACACAAGTAGATTGAGCTTGGATGAAAATGCAACTCAAAATTCCACCAAAGTACATTCTCCTGACATTGTTAAGAAGCCCACAAGGAAGTCTCTCCCGAAGCTGCCATCTCAAAAAGTCAACTTATCAATTAATACAAAAAAGCCCTCAATCAAAACTAGCATATCCAAGGAAACAAATGAAGCTGCAGCCAACGACATGAGTGAAGGTGCTTCTCAACCAAACAACGTACTTGAGCATACAAATGAAATTGAAGCTACATCTACTGTGGAAACAAGCCAGAGTATGACAATTGTTGAAGCTCAAGCTGAGACTAATGTGGTGCAGCAATCCATTGCAGTGGAGTAG
- the LOC107771881 gene encoding uncharacterized protein LOC107771881 — MLLRSASAPILKSWIIDPAPEQIIRTISASISISSNHDPITKNISKTASDHNFNELYKAKIKPFSKVYPQFASNCSENQENVASLSFGISTMSLVSKMEELDQEFAVLENDGGSGGDGGRISGGGGGGDGSDECPDSDHGSIEEYYQELIKGDPNNPLFLGNYAKFLKDVKGDVLRAEEYCGRAILADANEGDIFSLYGDLVWDAHKDADRAECYYNQAVKASPDDCYVLASYARFLWDAGDDGEEEVDVDEKDEQMLNKATILNNSSVNLFKGLDSFPSPQIPAS; from the exons ATGCTTCTGAGAAGTGCCTCTGCGCCAATCTTGAAATCATGGATTATAGATCCAGCTCCAGAACAAATTATCAGAACCATAAGTGCTTCAATCTCTATCTCCTCAAATCATGATCCCATCACCAAGAACATCTCAAAAACTGCATCAGACCACAATTTTAATGAATTATACAAGGCCAAGATTAAACCTTTTTCAAAAGTGTATCCTCAGTTTGCTTCAAACTGCTCAGAAAATCAAGAAAATGTTGCCAGTTTGAGTTTTGGTATTAGTACTATGTCGTTGGTGTCGAAAATGGAAGAGTTGGATCAAGAATTTGCTGTTTTAGAAAATGATGGTGGCAGTGGCGGTGATGGTGGCCGGATTTCTGGCGGCGGCGGTGGTGGAGATGGAAGTGATGAGTGCCCAGACTCTGATCATGGTAGTATTGAGGAGTATTATCAGGAGTTGATTAAGGGTGATCCTAATAATCCACTTTTTCTCGGAAACTATGCCAAGTTCTTAAAAGAT GTGAAAGGAGATGTTTTAAGAGCAGAAGAGTATTGTGGAAGAGCAATATTGGCAGATGCAAATGAAGGGGATATATTTTCACTATATGGGGATTTAGTATGGGATGCTCATAAAGATGCTGATAGGGCAGAATGCTACTATAATCAAGCTGTGAAAGCTTCTCCTGATGATTG TTATGTTCTTGCTTCATATGCTCGGTTTCTTTGGGACGCTGGGGATGATGGTGAAGAAGAAGTTGATGTTGATGAGAAGGATGAGCAAATGTTAAATAAGGCTACTATCTTAAATAATTCATCAGTCAATTTATTTAAAGGATTAGATAGTTTCCCCTCACCTCAAATCCCTGCTTCTTGA